A region of Diceros bicornis minor isolate mBicDic1 chromosome 31, mDicBic1.mat.cur, whole genome shotgun sequence DNA encodes the following proteins:
- the LOC131395789 gene encoding LOW QUALITY PROTEIN: olfactory receptor 4P4-like (The sequence of the model RefSeq protein was modified relative to this genomic sequence to represent the inferred CDS: inserted 2 bases in 1 codon) has product MENQNNVTEFVFIGLWGNKQIELLFFFFFLLCYMAVLMGNFIILLTITCSHLIQQPMYYFLCHLSLMDLCYTSTVVPRLIRDLAAARKNISYNNCMTQLFTAHLLAAVEIFILVSMAFDXPLQYMVIMNRQRCNMLIIMAWIVGFWHSIALLLIILSLPFCGPNQIDHYLCDVKPLLKLVCKDIHVVNILMIANSGMVVVVVFLVLVTSYILILYNLRTRSSAGRRKALSTCSSHITVVVLFFVPCIYIYVLPAGSENKDKEISVFYTVIAPMLNPLIYTLRNMEMKIAMQKVWSQMAHSKLK; this is encoded by the exons ATGGAAAACCAGAACAATGTCACAGAATTTGTTTTCATAGGGCTatggggaaataagcaaatagagctactgttctttttctttttcctgctctgTTACATGGCTGTCTTAATGGGGAACTTCATCATCTTACTCACGATCACCTGCAGCCATCTAATCCAACAACCAATGTACTACTTTCTCTGCCACCTTTCCCTCATGGACCTCTGCTACACCTCTACTGTGGTCCCTCGGCTGATCAGGGACTTAGCTgcagcaagaaaaaatatttcctataacAACTGTATGACCCAGCTCTTCACTGCCCACTTGCTGGCTGCTGTGGAAATATTCATCTTGGTGTCCATGGCCTTTGA ACCCCTGCAGTACATGGTCATCATGAACCGGCAGAGGTGTAACATGCTGATCATCATGGCCTGGATTGTGGGTTTTTGGCACTCTATTGCTCTACTTCTCATAATACTCAGTTTACCTTTCTGTGGTCCTAATCAGATAGACCATTACTTATGTGATGTGAAGCCTCTTTTGAAACTGGTTTGCAAAGATATTCATGTTGTTAATATCTTAATGATCGCAAATTCAGGGATGGTGGTGGTTGTAGTTTTTCTTGTCTTAGTAACTTCTTACATACTCATATTATATAATCTTAGGACACGCTCCTCTGCAGGGCGACGCAAAGCTCTCTCAACCTGTAGCTCTCACATAACGGTTGTAGTTTTGTTCTTTGTGCCCTGTATCTATATTTATGTTCTACCTGCTGGGAGTGAGAACAAGGATAAGGAAATCTCTGTGTTTTACACTGTGATTGCTCCCATGCTGAATCCTCTCATCTATACCTTGAGAAATATGGAGATGAAAATCGCCATGCAGAAGGTATGGTCTCAAATGGCACATTCAAAATTAAAGTAA